A genomic region of Aureimonas populi contains the following coding sequences:
- a CDS encoding thymidylate synthase, giving the protein MRQYLELLDRVLETGTDRGDRTGTGTRSVFGHQMRFDLSERFPLLTTKKLHIRSIVHELLWFLKGDTNIAYLKTNGVRIWDEWADENGDLGPVYGSQWRSWPTPDGEGIDQISDVLKAIRANPNSRRLIVSAWNPALVDQMALPPCHCLFQFYVAEGRLSCQLYQRSADIFLGVPFNIASYALLTAMIAQVSALKPGEFIHTLGDAHLYHNHFEQARLQLSREPLPLPRLALNPEIRDLFAFRFEDIAIEGYEAHGSIKAPIAV; this is encoded by the coding sequence ATGCGCCAATATCTCGAACTTCTGGACCGGGTCCTTGAAACGGGGACCGACCGGGGAGACCGGACGGGCACGGGCACGCGCTCCGTCTTCGGCCACCAGATGCGCTTCGATCTTTCCGAACGATTCCCGCTGCTGACGACGAAGAAGCTCCACATCCGCTCCATCGTGCATGAGCTGCTTTGGTTCCTGAAGGGCGACACCAACATCGCGTATCTGAAGACAAACGGCGTGCGCATCTGGGACGAATGGGCGGACGAGAACGGCGATCTGGGCCCCGTCTACGGTTCGCAATGGCGCTCCTGGCCGACGCCGGACGGAGAGGGGATCGACCAGATCTCCGATGTCCTCAAGGCCATCCGCGCCAATCCGAACTCGCGCCGGCTCATCGTCTCCGCCTGGAACCCGGCGCTGGTGGACCAGATGGCGCTGCCGCCCTGCCACTGCCTGTTCCAGTTCTACGTGGCGGAGGGGCGGCTGTCCTGCCAGCTCTACCAGCGCTCGGCCGACATCTTCCTCGGCGTGCCCTTCAACATCGCCTCCTACGCGCTGCTCACCGCGATGATCGCGCAGGTGAGCGCCCTGAAGCCGGGCGAGTTCATTCACACGCTGGGCGATGCGCATCTCTACCACAATCATTTCGAGCAGGCCCGCCTGCAACTCTCCCGCGAGCCGCTGCCCCTGCCGCGCCTTGCCCTGAACCCCGAGATCCGCGACCTGTTCGCCTTCCGATTCGAGGATATCGCGATCGAGGGCTACGAGGCGCACGGCTCGATCAAGGCGCCGATCGCGGTATGA